A region of Veillonellaceae bacterium DNA encodes the following proteins:
- the arsA gene encoding arsenical pump-driving ATPase, with translation MKLFSPSQLKLTKYFFFTGKGGVGKTSAACATAVNLADSGKRVMLVSTDPASNLQDVFGISLDNKGTVIPEAPNLTVVNLDPIEAAHEYKEKVIGPYKGILPNSAIASMEEQLSGSCTVEIAAFNEFSQFLTDENIKGNYDHVIFDTAPTGHTLRMLQLPSAWSNFISENTHGASCLGQLSGLESNKQMYKTAVETLSNKSMTTVVLVARPENTPLLEAKRASEELGDLGVNNQMLIINGVLEIDKPDDETALALYNKQQQALDNMPVSLVNIPIYYIPLRAYNVYGIKNIRRMLTNNFLAPELPAVKLNKVFSLDVLIDELHKSHKKVIFTMGKGGVGKTTLAAAIALGLVGKGVNVHLTTTDPAHHLNFLISECDNLSISHIDEKAELEKYKEEVLSKARESMGDADLAYIEEDLRSPCTQEIAVFRAFAQIVDQATNDQVVVIDTAPTGHTLLLLDATQSYHKEIQKSQGDIPESVKKLLPRLRNAAETEVVIITLPEATPVHEAARLAEDLKRANIHSKWWVVNSSLYLTNTQSPLLKNKAQGEVEWINKVTEISKGNTILIKWYKNNIQGAELLNLIKS, from the coding sequence ATGAAGTTATTTAGTCCTTCTCAATTAAAGCTGACTAAGTATTTCTTTTTCACCGGCAAGGGGGGCGTCGGTAAAACTTCTGCTGCGTGTGCAACAGCTGTAAATTTAGCTGATAGTGGGAAACGTGTCATGCTGGTTAGTACCGACCCAGCTTCTAACCTGCAAGATGTTTTTGGTATTAGCCTTGATAATAAAGGTACGGTAATACCGGAAGCACCAAATCTTACAGTCGTCAATCTTGACCCGATTGAAGCAGCTCATGAATATAAGGAAAAAGTGATTGGTCCATATAAAGGCATCCTGCCTAACTCGGCCATTGCAAGTATGGAGGAACAGCTATCCGGTTCCTGTACCGTAGAAATTGCTGCATTCAATGAGTTTTCTCAGTTTCTTACTGACGAAAACATTAAAGGCAACTATGACCATGTCATATTTGACACCGCTCCAACTGGGCATACTTTGAGAATGCTCCAGCTTCCTTCTGCTTGGAGTAACTTTATAAGTGAAAATACTCATGGAGCGTCCTGCTTAGGGCAATTATCCGGATTAGAAAGCAACAAACAAATGTATAAGACCGCTGTCGAAACCTTGTCTAATAAAAGTATGACAACGGTTGTACTTGTTGCACGCCCTGAAAACACGCCACTCCTTGAGGCTAAGCGAGCTTCAGAAGAACTTGGCGACCTTGGGGTTAATAACCAAATGCTAATTATTAATGGCGTGCTTGAAATTGATAAGCCAGATGATGAGACAGCTTTAGCGCTTTACAATAAGCAACAGCAGGCACTTGACAATATGCCAGTTTCACTGGTAAATATTCCGATCTACTATATCCCTCTGCGAGCGTATAACGTCTATGGAATAAAAAATATACGCAGAATGCTAACTAATAACTTCCTAGCGCCAGAGCTGCCGGCGGTTAAGTTAAATAAAGTATTCTCTTTAGATGTACTAATTGATGAGCTTCATAAAAGCCATAAAAAGGTTATATTTACCATGGGCAAAGGCGGCGTTGGTAAAACTACACTCGCTGCAGCCATTGCCTTAGGGTTAGTTGGGAAAGGTGTAAATGTTCACCTTACTACAACTGATCCTGCACACCACCTGAATTTTTTAATTAGTGAATGCGATAATTTATCTATAAGTCATATTGATGAAAAAGCCGAGTTAGAAAAGTATAAGGAAGAGGTACTTTCTAAAGCCAGAGAGTCAATGGGCGATGCAGATTTAGCATATATTGAAGAAGATTTGCGCTCGCCCTGTACGCAGGAGATAGCCGTTTTTAGAGCTTTCGCGCAAATAGTTGATCAGGCAACCAATGATCAAGTTGTAGTTATTGATACTGCACCAACTGGTCACACTCTCCTGCTCTTGGACGCTACCCAAAGTTATCACAAAGAAATCCAAAAAAGCCAGGGCGATATACCGGAAAGCGTAAAAAAACTATTACCTAGATTACGAAATGCGGCAGAAACAGAGGTTGTCATCATAACCCTTCCGGAAGCGACACCAGTACATGAAGCAGCTAGATTGGCAGAAGATTTAAAGCGGGCCAATATACATTCCAAGTGGTGGGTTGTTAATTCAAGCCTATATCTAACGAATACTCAAAGTCCTTTGCTAAAAAACAAAGCTCAAGGTGAAGTTGAATGGATCAATAAAGTAACGGAAATATCAAAGGGTAATACGATACTAATCAAATGGTACAAGAATAATATTCAAGGTGCAGAGTTGTTGAACCTTATAAAATCTTAA